A stretch of Ferribacterium limneticum DNA encodes these proteins:
- a CDS encoding HDOD domain-containing protein — protein sequence MSSAGTSVFEITQSLGEVDAARIKRLLEGGVKIPPQPRVLEELRKHMKRSEMDVRLLARVINQDPGLTAMLFKVVGNSAYRQHQPFGTVEEILHAVGVRQTFNLVQAIALSGAGEIKKNRLVYETFWARSHAIGQLAMLIADERIAVCKVFPDQAYLAGIFHDCGVPLLMQRFPTYCAEMRLGTPGCWVDLAEEDRKFNADHCVVGYLVARHWHLPEFICDAIRYHHAIGELGLHEARSMVAIIQLAEDIHCLDHRVPNPEWDRIKADVLPELGLNEEALPEFVDVILERFNGCVEA from the coding sequence ATGAGCAGTGCCGGAACATCCGTTTTTGAAATCACGCAGTCCTTGGGCGAAGTCGATGCGGCTCGAATCAAGCGCCTGCTCGAAGGCGGGGTAAAAATTCCGCCCCAGCCGCGGGTGCTGGAAGAGCTGCGCAAGCACATGAAACGCAGCGAAATGGATGTGCGTCTGCTGGCCAGGGTCATCAATCAGGACCCGGGGCTGACTGCCATGTTGTTCAAGGTGGTTGGCAATTCGGCTTATCGGCAGCACCAGCCCTTTGGGACGGTTGAGGAAATCCTGCACGCCGTCGGTGTGCGCCAGACCTTCAATCTTGTCCAGGCGATCGCCCTGTCGGGGGCTGGCGAGATCAAGAAAAATCGTCTGGTCTACGAGACTTTCTGGGCGCGCTCGCATGCCATCGGCCAACTGGCCATGCTGATTGCCGATGAACGCATCGCGGTTTGTAAGGTTTTTCCGGATCAGGCCTACCTGGCTGGCATCTTTCACGATTGCGGCGTGCCGCTGCTGATGCAGCGCTTTCCCACCTACTGCGCCGAAATGCGCCTTGGTACGCCGGGGTGCTGGGTCGACCTGGCCGAGGAAGACCGGAAATTCAATGCCGACCATTGCGTGGTGGGCTATCTGGTCGCTCGCCACTGGCATCTGCCGGAATTCATTTGTGACGCGATTCGTTATCACCATGCCATCGGCGAACTTGGCCTGCACGAGGCGCGCAGCATGGTGGCCATCATCCAGCTGGCGGAAGACATCCATTGCCTCGATCATCGGGTTCCAAATCCGGAATGGGACAGGATCAAGGCTGATGTCCTGCCCGAACTCGGGCTTAACGAAGAGGCGCTTCCCGAATTCGTGGATGTCATTCTTGAGCGCTTCAACGGCTGTGTCGAGGCCTGA
- the glcF gene encoding glycolate oxidase subunit GlcF has translation MDTKITDELRATHAGQVAEEILRKCVHCGFCTATCPTYQLLGDELDGPRGRIYLIKQVLEGKAVTEKTRTHLDRCLTCRSCETTCPSGVKYSHLLDVGRAVVEQKLPRRLSDRVTRVLLKTVLPNPALFSPAVALGRLMKPLLPSSLADKLPPAPAAGRPWPTASRHPRRMLALAGCVQPALAPNINAAMARVLDRLGISLFEEAKAGCCGAVRFHLNDQDAGKADMRRNIDAWWPHVEAGVEAIVVTASGCGVQVRDYGHILADDVEYAEKAARVSALCRDPSEILTEEKSGLLPLLSARPQARGKLAFHSPCTLQHGLKIRGVIEKVLSAAGYELTPVADGHLCCGSAGTYAVLQPELAGRLRENKLAALNGGGPALVATANIGCLIHLQAGSVLPVRHWIELIDEVVE, from the coding sequence ATGGACACCAAGATCACCGACGAACTGCGCGCCACCCATGCCGGCCAGGTCGCCGAGGAAATCCTGCGCAAGTGCGTGCATTGCGGCTTCTGCACGGCAACCTGCCCGACCTACCAGCTGCTGGGCGACGAGCTGGATGGCCCGCGCGGCCGTATCTACCTGATCAAGCAGGTGCTCGAAGGCAAGGCGGTGACCGAGAAGACGCGCACCCATCTCGACCGTTGCCTGACCTGCCGTTCTTGCGAAACGACCTGCCCATCCGGGGTGAAATACAGTCATCTGCTCGATGTCGGGCGGGCGGTGGTCGAGCAAAAACTGCCTCGACGTCTCAGCGATCGAGTGACCCGTGTCCTGCTCAAGACGGTTCTGCCCAACCCGGCGCTGTTTTCGCCAGCCGTCGCTCTGGGCCGCCTGATGAAACCTTTGTTGCCCTCATCGCTGGCTGACAAGTTGCCGCCGGCACCGGCCGCCGGACGGCCGTGGCCAACGGCGAGCCGCCACCCGCGCCGCATGCTGGCGCTGGCCGGCTGCGTCCAGCCTGCGCTGGCGCCGAATATCAATGCAGCGATGGCTCGCGTGTTGGATCGGCTGGGTATCAGCTTGTTCGAGGAAGCCAAAGCCGGCTGCTGCGGTGCCGTGCGTTTTCACCTGAACGATCAGGACGCCGGCAAGGCCGACATGCGTCGCAACATCGACGCCTGGTGGCCACATGTCGAGGCGGGTGTCGAAGCCATCGTCGTCACCGCCTCCGGTTGCGGCGTACAGGTCCGGGATTACGGCCATATCCTCGCGGATGATGTTGAATATGCCGAAAAGGCGGCAAGAGTCAGCGCCCTGTGCCGCGATCCCTCGGAGATCCTGACCGAAGAAAAAAGCGGCTTGTTGCCCTTGCTGTCAGCCAGGCCGCAAGCGCGCGGCAAGCTGGCTTTCCATTCGCCTTGCACCTTGCAGCACGGGCTGAAGATACGCGGGGTGATCGAAAAGGTATTATCGGCGGCTGGCTATGAATTGACGCCGGTGGCCGATGGCCATTTGTGCTGCGGTTCGGCCGGTACTTATGCCGTGCTGCAACCGGAATTGGCCGGCCGCTTGCGGGAAAACAAGCTGGCTGCCCTGAATGGCGGTGGCCCGGCACTGGTAGCGACAGCCAATATTGGCTGCCTGATCCATTTGCAGGCGGGTAGTGTCTTGCCGGTTCGGCACTGGATAGAACTGATTGACGAGGTTGTTGAATGA
- a CDS encoding DEAD/DEAH box helicase, with product MTFADLGLAPELLRAVLDEGYTKPTPIQAQAIPLVISGKDIMGGAQTGTGKTAAFTLPILQRILPFASSSPSPAKHPVRALILAPTRELAMQVYESVKTYSKHTPIRAMCAFGGVDIRPQIAELKKGVEILVATPGRLLDHVENKSVSFNSVQALVLDEADRMLDMGFVPDVTRILNMLPAQRQSLLFSATFSEEIKKLADTMLKSPILIEVARRNQVSDTITHRVHPVSEYGKRGLLTKLLKSGEIRQCIVFCRTKQGCSRLTRELQRAGIKADAIHGDKSQLERIKALEAFKGGETDALIATDVAARGLDVDDLPYVINYELPHTPEDYVHRIGRTGRAGKMGNAISLVSAREVVYLVDIEKLIKRPIEQIEVAGFEPEPEYEYPPGNKKKRSGPVVAPVAQRQERGERPERGERSARPERERSERQDRRPPRRNPMIAADGFDFSKPYEDNSPRGEVPDSPQAPAKADPHKPKRVVAALLGGLGRK from the coding sequence ATCACCTTTGCCGACCTCGGCCTGGCGCCCGAACTCCTGCGCGCAGTGCTCGACGAGGGCTACACCAAGCCGACGCCGATCCAGGCCCAGGCCATCCCGCTCGTCATCTCCGGCAAGGACATCATGGGCGGTGCCCAGACCGGCACCGGCAAGACGGCCGCCTTCACGCTGCCTATCCTGCAGCGCATCCTGCCCTTCGCCAGCAGCAGCCCGTCGCCGGCCAAGCACCCGGTACGTGCCCTGATCCTTGCCCCGACCCGCGAACTGGCCATGCAGGTCTACGAGTCGGTCAAAACCTACAGCAAGCACACGCCGATCCGCGCCATGTGCGCCTTCGGCGGCGTCGATATCCGGCCGCAGATCGCCGAACTCAAGAAAGGCGTCGAAATCCTCGTCGCCACCCCCGGCCGCCTGCTCGATCACGTCGAAAACAAGAGCGTCAGCTTCAATTCCGTCCAGGCCCTGGTCCTCGACGAAGCCGATCGCATGCTCGACATGGGCTTCGTCCCGGACGTCACGCGCATCCTCAACATGCTGCCGGCCCAGCGCCAAAGCCTGCTGTTCTCCGCCACCTTCTCGGAAGAAATCAAGAAGCTGGCCGACACCATGCTCAAGTCGCCGATCCTCATCGAAGTTGCGCGCCGCAACCAGGTCTCCGACACCATCACCCACCGCGTCCATCCGGTCTCCGAATACGGCAAGCGCGGCCTGCTGACCAAGCTGCTGAAATCCGGCGAAATCCGCCAGTGCATCGTCTTCTGTCGCACCAAGCAGGGTTGCTCACGCCTGACCCGCGAACTGCAGCGCGCCGGCATCAAGGCTGACGCCATTCACGGCGACAAGAGCCAGCTGGAACGCATCAAGGCACTCGAAGCCTTCAAGGGCGGCGAAACCGATGCCCTGATCGCCACCGACGTCGCGGCCCGTGGCCTGGACGTTGATGACCTGCCCTACGTCATCAACTACGAACTGCCGCACACGCCGGAAGACTACGTGCACCGTATCGGCCGCACCGGCCGGGCCGGCAAGATGGGCAATGCCATTTCGCTGGTCAGCGCCCGCGAAGTCGTCTACCTGGTCGATATTGAAAAGCTGATCAAGCGGCCGATCGAACAGATCGAAGTCGCCGGTTTCGAGCCGGAGCCGGAATACGAATACCCCCCGGGCAACAAGAAAAAACGCAGCGGCCCCGTCGTCGCGCCCGTCGCCCAGCGGCAGGAACGTGGCGAACGCCCGGAGCGCGGTGAACGCTCAGCTCGCCCCGAGCGAGAGCGGAGTGAGCGTCAGGACCGCCGCCCGCCGCGTCGCAATCCGATGATTGCAGCCGATGGTTTCGACTTCAGCAAGCCTTACGAGGACAATTCGCCGCGCGGCGAAGTACCGGATTCACCGCAGGCGCCAGCCAAAGCTGATCCTCACAAACCCAAGCGGGTCGTTGCCGCCTTGCTGGGCGGACTGGGCCGCAAGTAG
- a CDS encoding PP2C family protein-serine/threonine phosphatase, with protein sequence MAIAVDACAAQHQGDRKEQQDRVAILPHARARGVALAVVADGMGGHTGGALAAEQVVHTAKTNLDQFATAEESSQRMLENSMREAHTMIKASRFMNEKDPHSTAVMLLLQPGRVTWGHCGDSRLYHFRGKQLVGRTIDHSYVEHLLAAGKITPEQALNHPNRNVLLASLGGQDDPKITLAEVTEPAAGDAFVLCSDGLWAYFDDEELGTLVADNSARQACEILIDKARQRAKGGGDNLSLAIIKLNEALPKKPTPPAGFVPRLPS encoded by the coding sequence ATGGCGATAGCAGTAGATGCCTGTGCCGCACAGCATCAGGGAGACCGCAAGGAACAGCAGGACCGCGTTGCAATATTGCCGCATGCCCGCGCCAGAGGGGTGGCGCTGGCGGTGGTTGCCGACGGCATGGGCGGCCATACCGGTGGCGCCCTGGCGGCTGAGCAGGTAGTGCACACTGCAAAAACCAATCTGGATCAGTTTGCGACGGCCGAAGAGAGTTCGCAGCGCATGCTTGAAAACAGCATGCGGGAGGCGCACACCATGATCAAGGCCTCGCGCTTCATGAACGAAAAAGACCCACACAGCACGGCCGTGATGTTGCTGTTGCAGCCGGGGCGCGTCACCTGGGGGCACTGCGGCGATAGCCGGCTCTATCATTTTCGCGGCAAACAACTCGTTGGACGGACCATCGATCACTCCTATGTCGAGCATCTGCTGGCGGCCGGGAAAATCACGCCGGAACAGGCCTTGAACCATCCCAACCGCAATGTCCTGCTCGCTTCGCTGGGCGGCCAGGATGATCCAAAAATAACGCTGGCCGAAGTGACCGAGCCGGCGGCAGGCGATGCCTTCGTTCTTTGCTCGGATGGCCTGTGGGCCTACTTTGACGATGAAGAGCTGGGCACACTGGTTGCCGACAACTCGGCGCGTCAGGCCTGCGAAATCCTGATCGACAAGGCGCGGCAACGGGCCAAGGGCGGTGGCGACAATCTCTCGCTGGCCATCATCAAGCTGAATGAGGCTTTGCCGAAGAAACCGACCCCGCCGGCCGGTTTCGTGCCGCGCTTGCCTTCCTGA
- a CDS encoding response regulator — MTEERHALVVDDHPTNRLLATALLKRLGWIVSNAENGSMALDLAAQTHFRLVLLDISMPGLSGEETCARLRATPSGNALKIVAYTAHAFPEDRERLLASGFDDVLVKPISIQALETISSNL, encoded by the coding sequence ATGACTGAAGAACGCCATGCACTGGTCGTTGACGACCACCCAACCAATCGCCTGCTGGCCACCGCCTTGCTCAAGCGACTCGGCTGGATTGTCTCGAATGCCGAAAACGGCAGCATGGCGCTCGACCTGGCGGCTCAAACCCATTTTCGGCTGGTGCTGCTCGATATCAGCATGCCGGGGCTGTCTGGCGAGGAAACCTGCGCCAGACTCCGCGCCACACCCTCCGGCAACGCATTGAAAATCGTCGCCTACACGGCACACGCCTTCCCGGAAGACAGGGAACGCCTGCTGGCCAGTGGTTTCGACGATGTCCTCGTCAAGCCGATCAGCATCCAGGCCCTTGAAACGATCAGCAGTAATTTGTAG